In Hemiscyllium ocellatum isolate sHemOce1 chromosome 23, sHemOce1.pat.X.cur, whole genome shotgun sequence, the sequence ATTCAgaagatttaaaaataaacaccACCACCAAAGAATTATGCAGAGTACTAAATTTACAAATCACAAAGTTTCAGGTTTGTTCTCATTGTTTTGTCATAGAAATGGAGACAAGATACTTGTAACAGATGTGAATTCAATTATGCAAGATTCAAGGAGCAGTGAAAATTGCAGAGGTTAACACAAAACAATTTTGTCCCCATCATTCAGCAGTACAATGCAGCAATTTCAGAATAAGCACAAAAATTATTGATTAGCATCTTCCAAGATAGAGATCTCAGTACAAATGAAAAATTTTTACAAGTCATTGTTTTAAGGCTTTTTGCAACGTGACCTACCTAGGTCACATTAACAAAACACTACCACATTACAGAACTGATGAAATGCAGGCAACAGAATCTCTCTATTGTAAAACAGAGTTGCTTGAATCTATAATtgtgcaacacatttttcataatACACAATTCACAAATTGTTCTTTCAAACATGTCAAAAATATCAGACACTTCAATGCGTGTTATTAAACAATAAAGTAAATGGAACATTCATGCTCTGTTCTCGTCAAATAAAACTTTTATCGTTTGAAGTCTGTCTTTAGGGATGAATTCCTTTAAGTTTATTTCATCATCAAGATAACGCAGCCATATACTTTCCTTTCATTAGCTATTTTTCTGATGACTTATTAAACTGAAGTTGATGAGCTGGGCGTTTGTATAAACAGGGCAGCCACCAATTAGTTAAAGCCAGATTGTTTAAATGCCAATTTAATGTCCCAGCTGTGCATTGTCTTGTCTAATGCttgaaaaatgttgcatttttttaaaatcaggctaACTTGGGatacagagaatcatagaatccctacagtgtgcaaacaggccaatGTTGACTCTTGGTATATCACCACCAATGGATGTCACATTAAAAGAAAAAGAACTGTTCAGAACCTTTGCTGGCAACCAGTGACCAAAAGCAGATTGATACTTCATGCAGTCTTCAGTTAGATCATGCCTATTCTGTACCACAACTCAGTTCACCTGCATCCACATCAATACTCACCTGTCTCGTTTTTGCCGATGTTTCAATGAAAGGAATTCCGTAACTGCGTGCTAGATCCTGGGCTGGTTTTGTCTCCACTGTCCTCGAGGGCAAATCACATTTATTTCCCACTAGCACCATGGGGACGTCATCAGAATCTTTTACCCGTTTTATCTGTTCTCTATGAAACAAAAGACAAACTTTCACAGCTTTTAATTCAGAAGGACATTAAAATCCACGACATGGAGATGCCGCTAttagactggggtgggcaaagttaaaaatcacacaacaccaggttatagtccaacaggtttaattaaaagcactaactttcggaatgctgctccttcatcgggtggttgtggacctgaagaaggagcagcgctccgaaaattagtacttccaattaaatctgttggactttaaccttgtattgtgtgatttttaacattaacaTCCACACTTCTGCGACATGTTTGGAGAGATTGGGAGAGCAATGTTGCATTGGGCACATGCTGTTTCTCAGTCAATGCCAGCATTATGCCTGTTCAGGTCAGGAATAGCACAGCCACATGCAGTGCTCCAACCCTGCCCAAACAGCTTGCCATGACTCCTGATCACAGGAGAACATTTTCACACTCCATAAATTGTCCATTTTTCTAGTTTCAaagtcaggaaaaacccatttggtaatAGTCTCTGCCAAATGTTAGATATTCctgtgagaaatgggcagaaactGACCACTCACTTCATACAGAACCTATGGATCATGCAGAAAGTATAGGGATTTTCTTCACATCAATCTGCATTCAATTTGAATTCAGCAGACACAGACCACATTTCCCAACTGTGCATACATGCTctgtaatattattattattaaggaAGTGGTATTTCattaagaggaaaaaaaaatctacagaaCTATTATACACCCAGATGTTAGCTATCCTAGGCGGCCACTTCACCCATGTTGGTTTGAAACAACTATTCAATTAATCCAGATATATCTTTCAAATCCAGTAAactcattctgaagaagggtctcagGACTCGAAATATGAACTGTTTCATTCTGcatagacactgccagacctgctgggtttctccagcaatttctgttcacgTTTCAGGctttcagcatccacaattctttgttttattcaataAGTCTATACCATCGTGAATGTTTCCATGCCATGTTTAAAATGCAGATAGATTCTTGTAGACCGCATTTACAAAGTCAGAACCCTTTCCTTTCGTCTCAAATAGTCCGTCACCtaatacagaagaggccctttggcccatcaagtctgtaccaaccTATCCGCACTAATTTCACTTTCCAGCGCTTAGTTCAAGTGTTCGACCACCAAATAGTGTGTCATATCAAACATAGCAGGCAATAGAAAGTGGAAGAACAAGGCTCCCTTTCTAAAACCCACCTATAATGATGAATGTCTTCAAATGATTTAGTGTTATTTATGGCAAAGACACATAGGAAGCCCTCGCCCGTCCTCATGTACTGATCTCTCATTGCACTGTACTCCTCTTGACCTGCTGTGTCGAGAATATCTAAAAGACACGTTTCTCCATCAATTACTACTTGTTTTCTGTAAGAATCCTGAGAACAAACCAGATGAAAGACGAGTTAGAACATTAAGTGCAACTTCCTCATAAAGTAGTAAGCAATATACAATAGTGAAGCATCACCCAAGAACCTGAGGGATCTTAATTAACTTACAATCCAACATTAGGCACATGTTGAGTGTACTCTGGGACTTTGTTATGAGTGAAGAGGAGGTTCCGGATTGGCCAAAAAGCCAATACTTTTGCACCAGAGCAGGGCAGCTGAATTATTTCCTCCAGTATTTAGAGGACTAGTTAAATACAGTCAATTGTCCAGTTATTCCCAGAACCCAAAAACCAGTCAATATGTAATTTCAATACTTCAAAACAGACATAGAAAATAGaggattaaaaaaagaaaaatacaaaaatataCAAAACAGCATGATAGGTAGCTAAATTTAAATAACCAATTAAAAAAGGGCAAGGGTCACTTTAGGAAGTGCGTTTTACCCATCTACTCTTAAAAAGGTAATATCCTGACTTGCCTGGAAGATGAGAAGAGGTTTCATGTGTAAAACTAGCTTTCTAAAATATGTGTGGTAAGCAAGTGTACAAGAGAATTGGTTACAAAATTGAAGCACATTAAGATTGAAGGTTGAAAGTTTAAGCCACACCCAAAGTTTAATCCCAATGCACTCGAGACTGCCAGATGTACCATTAAAATAGCAGTAGTCatttgttcatttttaatcagCAGCCTATTTCACCCACTGTCCTAATCAACACCCTTCTCTCAATCAGAACACCAAGGTGTTCACTCATCTCTGCTATGGACTGCAAGACTGTGCGTGCAGTTTGGCTTGAGGGTGTAGTGCCTATTCACATTCTCGATACATAAATTCTTCCTttataaagttttaaaaaagcaaagaaagTGATGTTTAGTCAGAGGAAGAATTTGTTTGCCTAGGGAGGTAAGGCAGaagagaagcaaaaaaaaaaagcGGTGTACTTCAAGGGACCGGATATGGATCATTCTGCTCATGACCTAATCCAAAGTTACTTGAGTATAAGTACATCATGGTAACAGAACACAAtgcagtgttacagctacagagaggtactctgcttcctgaaatctatgaccagctccttcattttgctgacagtgagggagagattgttgtctttacatcaTGCCATTAAATGGTCTATCTCCTCCTTGTGTTCTGTCTCATTGTTGGTTGAGATCCAACCCACTATCatggtgtcatcagcaactttgtaaatggagttagagctgaatttggtcACACAAttatgagtgtataaggagtaggAGTATGCAATCTTCTGGGGCACCAGTGTTGAGATTATTGTGAAGGCGGTGTTATTATCACAAATTCTCATCGACtgcagtctatgggtcaggaagtcgaggatccagttacagaaggGGGAGCAGAGACCTCGGTCTcaaagtttggagatgagttttgttggaattatggtgttgaagtcaataaataggagtctgacATAGATGTTCCCCAGGATATGTGTTGGCTCAGGGAGGTCTCGTCTGCCGTGGACCTATTTGGGACAGTAGGTGAATTGTAGCGGAACAAGGTGATCTGGGAGGCGAGAGTTGTTGTATGCCATTCCTAACTTCTTGAAGCATGTCATAATAAATGGAAGTCAGAGCCACCAAGCTGTAGTCATTGAGGTATGTTGCCTAATTTTCCTTTGGCTCCAAGATGacagtggtcttcttgaagcaggtggggtcCTTGCATCATAaaaaggagaggttaaagatgtctgcaaATACTGCCACGAGCTGGTCCACACATGATCTGAGAGCACAGTTGGGGATTCAATCCAGGCCAGTTACTTTCTGTGGGTTCACCCTGAAGGCGGCCAATCTGACGTCTGTAGTGGTGACTATGAGAACAGATGTACCACAGGCTTTCGGggcaggtgacatcatttcactgaccttcaCTTCAAAACAagcatagaatgcattgagctccTCAGAGCGGGATGCATTTTTGTCAGCGATTCTACTCGATTTCAATTTGTAGCCAGATTGTGCAAGTCTTGTCACAGTCAACGTGTATCTGTGTTGTTAATCTGGGGTTCTAGTTTAGTTTGCTATTGTCTCTTGGCAACTCAGATGGCTTTGTGAAGATCATACTTAGATTTCCTGGGTTAGTCAGGGTCACCCACTCTTGAACACCTCAGACCTGGTCTTCAGTAGTGGATCTTCTGGTTTGTCCATTGTTTCCGGTTATGCAACACTCGGATTAACGTCTTTGGCAAACAAACAATCTTCTACACACTTACTGATGAAGTCTTTGACAGCAGTGGCATACTCATTTAGGTTGGCTGCTGATTTTttgaatatggaccagtccacCCAGTCACATAAGAACTTGTCCATTACCTCAGATGGAGCATTGTACTACTTTCTGTAGGGGCTCCTCACACTTCAGTTTCTGCTTTTAAGCTGGGAGAAGAAGCACAGCATTATGGTctgatttaccaaaatgcaggtGGGGAAAGGAGTGGGAAGCATCTTTGATGCTTGTGTAGCAATGGTTCACATTGTGTTTGGGCACCTGGTTGGACAAGAGACATGCTGGTGGTATCCTGGTAGCACACTCCTGAGGTTGGCCAGGTTGAGGTCACAATGAACAAGGCCTCAGGGTATTCCATCTCAAGGCTATTTGTAGCAGTGAATACTTCATCAAGTAGATTCTTCACTTCCACATGGCGTGGAAGTCCAGCGTTGAGTGATATCAAGCATCACTCTAGAAAACATTCTGTACCATTGTCACCCTTAGTGCTTCCTTCAAGTGGTGTTCAAAATGGAAGAGTATCCATTCAGGGTGATAGGTGGTTTCCTTGATTATATTTGACCTTATGTCATAAGACCTCACTGTGTCCAACAATGTTGAGGACCCCCAGGACAACTCCCACCCAATTTTAAAGCACAATGTTCCACCTCTAGTGCATCTGCTGGTGGAACAAAACAGAAATAGAGATGCTGTTGCATAGGACATTGATTCATACCTTAAAGGCAGTGTCAGGCTGTTACTTGACAAGTCGGTGGGACAGAGTAACAAACTGTTAGCATTCAGGTTCAACAAGTAATAGGGAGGGCAAAcagatgttggcctttatttcaaagggaatggagtatgaaagtagggaggttttgctaaaacaatACAAAGGCCTCAGCTGAAATACTAtgaacagtaaaataaaacaatgaagtgCAGATACTGGCAATCTGACACCCTAATAAAGGGTCAGTAGACCCCAAAGGTTAGCTCTGCATCTCTCCAAAGTTttgccagcaacttctgtttttgttgttgtgaacagttttgagtcTTTTATCTAAAGgaagatatactgacattggagactgtccagagaaggtttacttgaCTGATAGCAGGTCTGGAAGGACTATTTTATGAGGAGAGGCGGAGTAATttgagcctgtactcattggagtttagaagaatgacaggcaaccttattgaaacatactacTGTATATTCTTAGAGAACTTTACAGGGTTGATGCAGAGAGGTTACTTCCCTTTaagggagagtctagaaccagagggcataatctcagaataagggagtTGCAtgtttatgacagagatgaggaggaatttcttctttcagtacagaattctttactgcagaaggctgtcaaggctgcatgattaagtatattcaaggctgagattgacagaTGTTTATTCATAAAGGGAATCAAGGGGTTTGTGGAAAAGGCAGAGAAGCTGAGTtttggattatcagatcagtcgtGATCTTAAATAACagtggtgcagacatgatgggcggAAAGGCTTACCTCTGCTTCTTCATCTTATGgtcagctctcccaattttggcatagTCCCTCTGATGTTAGTTAGGAGGACCTTCAAGATTGGCAGAGCTGTGGTGTGCCATAGCCATTCCCAGTGCCTTTGAAggtcagttctgaagggtcactggacccgaaactttaactctaattttttttccacagatgctgccagaccaactgagactttccagcaatttctgttttttttttgttgttgggtAGTCTGTTCAGTTTCAGTCCTTTTATCAGACTTTGCAGTAATTAATTACAGTGGAATAGTTTACTAGACAATCACACTAAAGTGGATCTGCAGTCCATGAATCCAGACTAGGTACAGATAAcacattttcttccctaaaaaggatattattgaaccagatgatTTTATACAACAATGGTTTTAATAATTAATGGATTTTTCTGCTTTAACAAACTTCAAATTTGGTTTCCTCgttatacatctctgtgactcagaCGGGATTTGACCCACATCCCAcctgagtcagagagatgtacaacaaggaaacagacccttcagtccaactcatccatcctgATGAgaaatcataaattaatctagtctcgtTTGCCAGATTTTGGCCcgtgtccctctaaacccttcctgttcatatgacCATCCAGATGAGTGGCATCAGTCAAGCACTATCTCCACTTGCTTGCATTTTTAGTATTTTTCATGTTCAGGAACAGACAACTAAATATTTTTgtagtgtagtcactgttgtaaagtGGGAAACAGCAGTCAATTTTCATAAGGCATACTGCTATAAACAGCAAAGAGATAACGATCACTATAATTTTTTTGTGTGTTGtagattgagggataaatattggtcaagacATGAAAGATAAGAGAGCCATGACAGGTTTTTCAAGACAAACAGGGGTATTCATGTTCAGCCAGTTGCACAAATGGGACCAGTTTAACATCTTAATTGAAAGACTATTATCACTGGTTAACTATAAAACTATATAACAAAAGAACAGGGCTTTGCAAATGCTTCTTCCATCAGGTCTTAAGATCCATGCAACCTAACCGACATAACTCCTCTTGCATATGCACAGTTGTGATTGTTGGTATTAATACAGTTAATCCTTTAGTCTATACTAATGACTGAGCATGACAACAATCTCACCATTATTACAAATGGAAATTCTGGGCTGATGTCTTCACGTTACAGTGACATAGTTACTGCACTAGAGGGCTTCAACTGTAGAGTAACTATAAAATAAAACTGCAAAGCTATGCATTATTCCAGCATGTCGACACAGAAGTATTGTCCTGCAGGGCAGTGGAATGATCATAGCTGAAAGCCCAGGATGTAACTTAAGTAAACATAAGAAATGAAGCATCAAATTGAGCTATGTAAATGTCTAGGGGATAAATGGTTACACCACAAGAAtacaccacattcctgacgaagggcttatgcctgaaacgtcgaatttcctgatccttggatgctgcctgacctgctgcgcttttccagcaacacattttcagcaccacaaGAATAAccaaggacacagcttaaaagagAAAGAATAATTTTACAAAAGGCTTCATTTCACAGTCCTCCCACTTGCTTAAAGTGGACTTTAGATTTTTATGAGACTGAAAACATTTCACAGCACAGTTTTGAAGTGCAGCAGGGGAATTGGTGTGTGCCTTGGGTCACGTTAGTCCTCAGCATCTCACCAAAAAAAAAGTGTAAGGTCTTGTCATTCATCATATTGCTGATGGCAGGAACTCAGCATGCACAAATTGCCAATCGGCATGTGCACTTATCTGATCAAGAGACAGTAAACTTCAAATTGCACTGCATTGGGTGTGAATTGCTTTGGAATGCAGTAAAAGGAACTAGACAAAATGCAACATTGCTTTTTTCTCTGCAAATTCATCCGATTAGGTTTATTACTGCTAATGGCTGTGTTATGAATCTGAACAGTCCAGCCCTTCCACCAGTATTGGATCTGTGTGCTGGgagataacttttttttaagaaaagcaacATTATACAATCGACTAACTTGGTTTATGAAGCCAATTGTGTTCGCAGCCCCCTTTACCACTTGCTGAATAGGCAAGGCTTATTGAAGTTATAACGAATAAACATTGAAATTTATTCAGAGTGGACTCCTAAGTTTCCACTTTCTCCTGCAGCTGATCAAGTACCATTCTATTCTCTCACTGGGGATCACTTTAGGGACAGGTGCTGAACAATGAACTGCATGAATGGCACACAGAAGCACTCAGTCGCCTCTCCTCTGCTCTACTAAAAAAAAGGGGTTCTTTTGTTTCCAGTTTACGCAAGTGGAAATCTGCCCAATTAATGCAACTAATGCATCAGCAGCCCTAGCAGCAATGAGGAGATTGAATGAATTCAATCtatgctgtcagtcctgcccaaaAATCACCTGTATACATTTCTATGAGAACAGAGTCTTAACACTATCAATTCAGTGCTTCTTGTTTAATGTACCTCTGTGTAAGGTGATGCTGGGAACCAATGCACGTGTCTTTCTCTAATCTTCCATAAAGACACTGTTGTTTATCGACGCCATCTTACTGCATCATTTTTGAGTCTTTGTACCCTTGCAACCAACTTATCGTTAGAGGTATTTTTGCTGCTCAATTTTTCTCATGGACTtacctcctctgcttttggaaaCCCAAGCAGGTCAGATAATTCAGTAAAACTGAAGGCTAGGAGTCCACAATACCATAGCAGCAAACCATCACTTCAGATACACATTTCATTGCCATTCTGAAATATAACTGTACAGAATTTAAACACAAATGCTAGCCTCTTAAAAAGGAGGGAATAAGAGAAGACAAAACTTACTTCTATCGTGGGATCATACTCATCTACGAAATGGTTCTGAATAAGCTGGATTGTCAGAGCGCTTTTGCCTACGCCACCAGCTCCGACCACCACTAGTTTGTACTCGGTCATCTTTCTTGTTCAGAGACAGACCTGTGTAAGCAGACGGCCATATTAGCAACACGGGAACAGAAGCAAACATGGCAGTGCAGTGATTCCattacttttatttattcattatttcttGGGAAGTGGAAACCATCGACATGTGTCACTgatcctaattgcctttgaactgcATTGTTCAGGGCCattccagagggcaattaagagtcaaccacattgctgttggtctggagtcatatataggccagaccTGATAAGGACAGTAAATTTCCTATGCTTTAGGGACGGTATTGAACTAAATGGCTTCAATCAACGATCACGGTCATGGAAGTCCaacaactgaattcaaattccatggctgctgtggtgggatttggacCGAGAACATTGccctggctctctggattattaatccagtcaCATTACTACATCATTTCCCATGGATACTTGAGCCAGCAAGTTAATGCTCAAccacaaatttgaattcagttcttTAAAAAGTAGTCTGGAAATGCAAAGTTGGCGTCAGTAATAAGTCAAAGTCAAAAACTATTGGTTTATTTgcattctttagggaaggaaacctgccttTCATTCTTGTCTGTGTGTTTCGAGATCCAAAATAACACAATTGTATCACCCACGTACGGCTAAGAGTCTTATCGATCACAGAACGGCTAgaggtgagcaataaatgctccCAGTGCCGGCTATGCCATGTATTTGGCAAGTATGcagcagcacagtgtctcagtggttagcactgctggctcaccgtgccaggaacctggatttgaattcagtctgtctgtgtggagtttgcacattctccctgtgtttgcatggtttcctcagggtgcttcAGTTTCTTGCCCCaatccagaggtgtgcaggttaggtgaattggtaatgctaaattgcctttagtgtccagggatgtatagattaggtgagttagccatggaaaataagGGGTTATGGGGATGATGCTCTGCAGAAGGGTGATGTGGACtccctgggccaaatggcctgcttccacgctgtagggattcaatatactttaagtgttatggaccagactagaCCAAACTAGAGCCCCCACCTGACCTAAGTGTTGTAAGATGTTCCAGATGTGTTTCGATTGGTCCACCACAAAGACACACTTTGCtacaacacagttaaaatacaaaaaaaaagtataaCCTTAACTCTACtgaaatatttaacaaaataatgcattatttaactactaatcaTCAATTGTTTCCATATAGGcagcattccataaacacacattTTGGTAAAAATACAATTCAGCAAAACAACTATGAACCTCGTGAGCTGTCTCTCTGATTCagaggaaacaaacaaacaaaaaaatctgCCCTTTTGGATTTTTAAGAGGAAGCCTCTCATCGAAGACTTCACTTTAGCAGCTTGCACCTCAAAATTTCAGTTCAGCGTCCAACCGAAATCTTCTCAAGCAAACCTAACAACCTTCCTCAGTCTTAGAGCCCTGACCCCACCCAGTCATGATTCTTTTGTCTCGTGAAAAACTAAAGTCCAGGGCTAACCCCAAGCTGTTTACCCACAGTCTGTCTGAAGCAGACATTCAGCCATCAATGTGGCAACaccctctgcaagagaaacaaCACAGAATACATCTCTCTTAAAAGCATACGACTCTCACAGAAGGATGCTTTTTTTTGAAAACAAGGTCATTCAGTCCCTTTTATGACAGCTCTACAATTTAATTAGATATAATCACAAATATGTACCAAACCCTATAGAATTTGAAAACTCAGACTAGCAGGATACTGTTAGTATTTGTCACCCCAAATGGTAAAAACTGCACAATATTACTCAGTAAGTGCTGTTCTGAATCtagattaaaaatcacaaaactaggttatagtccaagaggtttatttggaagtacaagctttcggagcactgctccttaagTAGCTAGTGGGGCCTGATGTGTCCTCTGATCCTGCCCTACTAGctacctgattaaggagcagtgctccgaaagcttgtacttccaaataaaccccttGGACaaaaatctggtgttgtgtgagatttttaactttgtccacctcagtccaaggcaaaagtgaggactgcagatgctggaaaccagagtttagatcaggaATCCtattcctgttgaagagcttatgcctgaaacatcgattctcctgctcctcgaatgctgcttggcccactgtgattttccagcaccactctctcgagtccgaccccagtccaacattggcacatCCACATCCTAGATTTAGGTGTCAGCCATTACTGAGCCGTTGTTCTCACCTCAAAAGTGAGGTGCATTCCCACTCCAAAGACTTGAGCTCGTAATTCTGTGCAACATTCTCACCAATGCTGCCATACAGATGGGACACCAAGCCAAGGTCCAACCTGCCCTTACAGGTGCTAGCAAAAGATTCCCAGTCTCTATTTTGAAGAGGAGCAGGGGATATCTCCCACTGCTCTGGTAAATATAGGAACCTTGTCAACCAAAATCAGTATATATAA encodes:
- the LOC132826791 gene encoding ras-like protein isoform X3, which produces MTEYKLVVVGAGGVGKSALTIQLIQNHFVDEYDPTIEDSYRKQVVIDGETCLLDILDTAGQEEYSAMRDQYMRTGEGFLCVFAINNTKSFEDIHHYREQIKRVKDSDDVPMVLVGNKCDLPSRTVETKPAQDLARSYGIPFIETSAKTRQRVEDAFYTLVREIRQYRLRKINTEEKTARCVPFKCIVMGVDDAFYTLVREIRKHKEKMSKGEKKKKNKTKKKCLIM
- the LOC132826791 gene encoding GTPase KRas isoform X2 gives rise to the protein MTEYKLVVVGAGGVGKSALTIQLIQNHFVDEYDPTIEDSYRKQVVIDGETCLLDILDTAGQEEYSAMRDQYMRTGEGFLCVFAINNTKSFEDIHHYREQIKRVKDSDDVPMVLVGNKCDLPSRTVETKPAQDLARSYGIPFIETSAKTRQGVDDAFYTLVREIRKHKEKMSKGEKKKKNKTKKKCLIM
- the LOC132826791 gene encoding GTPase HRas isoform X1, with the protein product MTEYKLVVVGAGGVGKSALTIQLIQNHFVDEYDPTIEDSYRKQVVIDGETCLLDILDTAGQEEYSAMRDQYMRTGEGFLCVFAINNTKSFEDIHHYREQIKRVKDSDDVPMVLVGNKCDLPSRTVETKPAQDLARSYGIPFIETSAKTRQRVEDAFYTLVREIRQYRLRKINTEEKTARCVPFKCIVM